Genomic DNA from Nonomuraea rubra:
CGAGCCCGAGCGCGCCGGCGATCTCCAGGGTGCCGATCGATCGGGTCATCGTCGAGCCGACGCCGAGCCTGAGCAGGTTGGCCGTCACGGGATCCCGTAGCAGGACCTTCTGGGCACCGGCGAGCAGGAAGACGAGAGCGACCAGAGCGCTCAGTGCGTTGGCGACATACGCCATGGGACGACCTTCCACAGAAGAGAGAACGAACATTCCTTTTTTTAGAGAGAGGTGGCAAACTTGTCAAGTACGAATGTTCGTTCTACGTTGTGATCCCATGGCACGCATGCCCAAGGAGCACCTCGAAGCCCGCCGCCGCCAGATCCTGGACGCCGCCCGGCACTGCTTCATCCGCAACGGCTTCCATGCCACGTCCATGCAGGACGTGCTGACCGAGGCCGAGTTGTCGGCCGGGGCCGTCTACCGCTACTTCAAGAGCAAGGACGACATCATCGCGGCGACCGCCGCCGAGGCTCTCGCCGAGGTCGCGTCGGCGTTCGAGGCGGACGACGGCGCGCGGCCGCCGGATCTGGACAACATCGTCGACCTCGTACTGGGGGTCGAGCGCCCGCCGCTGTCCGGATCGCAGGAGTCCGCCCAGTTGCTGGTCCAGGTCTGGTCGGAGGCGCTGCGATCGTCGTCGCTGAGGACAAAACTGAAGGAGGTCATGGCGGAGGCCCGCGGCGTGGTCGGCAGCCTCGTGGCGCGGCATCAGCAGCGCGGGCTGCTTCCCGCCGACGTCCCTGCCGAGCACGTGGCCGATGTCCTGATGGCTCTGGTCGACGGGTTCTTGGTGCGCCGCGCGGTATACGGCCACGCGGATTCGGCGGCCTTCAGGAACGGCATGCGAGCCCTGATGTCGGCGCCTGCGCAGGTCACCCGATAGAGAACGAACATTCGCTCTTGACTGTCGCGGCTCAACCGTGCTCTTCTAAAAGAACGATCATTCGTTCTAAGAGGGCGGGTTTGTGACTACGAAAGCGAACGTTCTCATCGTCGGCGCGGGGCCGACCGGCCTGGTGCTGGCCATCGACCTGGCACGGCGGGGAGTGATCCCCCGGATCATCGACGCCGGGCGCGCGGACCACCGGGAGAGCCGGGCGGTGTCGATCGTGGCCAGATCGCTGGAGATGCTGGACGATCTCGGGCTGGCCCAAGCCGCCATCGAACGAGGCGTCCCGCTGCACACGCTGAACTTCTACCAGGGCACGACGACGCTGGCCGAGATGGACGTGACAGCCGTGGACTCCCCGTTCCCGCTTGACCTGTGCATCCCGCAGTGGCAGACGGTCGCGCTGCTGCGCGAGCGCGCCGAGGAGCTCGGAGTCGTCATCGAGTGGGACACCCGCCTGGTCGGGCATCAGGCCGGCGAGCACGGCGTCAGCGTGGAACTCCGGCATGGGGACGGCCCCGGCGAGCGGTGCGAAACCGCGTGGCTGATCGGCGCCGACGGTGCACACAGCACCGTGCGTGAAACGGCGGGAATCACCCGGGAGAGATCAGACCTGAAGCGGGGCTTCATCCTGGGCGACGTCGCGGTGGACTGGCCGCTCACGCGGGACCGCTTCCACGTCTACTTCGACACCTCTGGCCTGGTGGCCGTCTTCCCCATGACCGGGGGCTACTGGCGCATCCTGGCCAGCACGCCGGACGATCGGCCGCCGCAGAACCCGGGGCTGGACGACTTCGCCGCCTACGTCGCCGAACGCACGCCTCTGGACTCTCGCGTACGCGATCTGCAGTGGAGTTCGTCCTTCGTGGCCCGTGAGAGCCTGGCCGACCGGCTTCGCCAGGGCCGGGTCCTCCTGGCCGGCGATGCCGCGCACAGCCACAGCCCGGTGGGCGGTCAGGGCATGAACACGGGCATGCAGGACGCCTACAACCTGGGCTGGAAACTCGCGCTCGTCGTCACCGGGCAGGCCGAGGAGTCCCTCCTGAACAGCTACGAGGCCGAACGCTGGCCCGTGGTCAAGGCCGTGGTCGACGCGACCTCGACCACCACGAAGGTCGCCACCGGCACCACCCTGGTCGCCCGCAGGGCCAGGCGGCACGCGCTGCGCCTGCTCGGCAGGCTCAATCCCGTGCAGCAGCGGCTGTCGAACGCCTTCGGCGAACACCTCGTCCACTACCGCGACAGTGACCTCGTCTTTGAACGCTGGCACGAGTCACAGGCCAGGGCGTGGAGCGACGTCGCCTGTACCGGACCGGAAGCCGGCGAGCTGGTTCGGGACGTCTACGTCGAGAACCGTGAGGGGCCGGTGGCACTCCGGCACCTCCTCCGGACGCCGGGCCACCACCTCGTCCTGTTCGCGGCGGACACGACGGACTCCGCCACGCTGGCCGCCTGGCAGTCCTCCGCGCGCAAGGCAATGGCCGGGCACGGCGAGGTCCATGTCATCACCCGCGGCCACCTGCCGCACGACCCCCTGGACGGAGTCTTCGCCGACCTGCGCAGCGAGGCGCACAACCGCTACGGCGTGCGCCGCCCCAGCCTGTACCTGATCCGCCCGGACAAGTACGTCGGGTACCGCGGCGACAGCGTCGACTTCGCACCCGTGAGCGACTACTTCCGTGCCCTGGGCGTCCGCCCGTGACACCGCATGTGAAGAAGAGGAACTGGACAACCCCGTGACACAAGAACCGACCGCCCCCAAAAGCCTGGCCGGAATCGGCGCGACCGCCCTGGCGTGGCTCTCCTGCGCGCCCGAGAGAGCAGCCGACCGAACCGGCTGTTCGACGACCCCTACGCGCGGCACTTCCTCCAGGCCGTCGCCCCGGCATCCACCCCGTGGGCTGCCGGGCCTTCTCCGGCGACCGCACGTTTCCTGCAGGTCAGGACCGGCGGCGGCCTGCCTCTCGGCGACGGCGTGCACTGCGACGCGCAGTGCCGCGCCGCTCCCGGCGTCTACGCCGCCGGCGACCTCGCCTCCTGGTACGACGAGTGGCTCGGCCGCCGCCTGCGGCTGGAGAACCGGACCAACGCCGTCGACCAGGCCCAGATCATCGCGGCGAACATCCTCGGCGAAGGCCTGCCGTACACGCCGGTGCCCTACTTCTGGACCGACCACTACGACCGATGTCCAGCGTCTACCCGGGCCTTGGCCGATGAGGGCGGCACCCAGCCGGGAAGCTGATGGCCCCATCTCGGGCGGCGATCATCCGGGCTGAGCGCTGATGGGCACCACGGCGATCGTCGCCTCGGCGGAGGATCCGGGCACGAGACGGATGGAGTCGCCCGGCTGAGCTGAGGCGAGCTCGTGAGGATCGGTGGCGTCATGGTGATCTCCGACCAGGTGGTGCGGACTTTCTCACCGTCCAGGAGCCGCGCGAGCTGGATGAAATCGCCGATCTGCTCGGGGCTGATCTCGTCCAGGCCGGGGATGGTCACGCGGTGGAAGGTATGGGCCTGCACGATGAGCAGCGCCTGCAGGAGAACCACGCTTCACCACTGCGCGGGACACAACCCTGCTCTCCCCGGCGTGAACGACCGCGCCGGGGATTGGGCCACCTGATGCTGAGCGTGGGACGGTAGCCACGGTCGCGAGAAATGATTCGTCTCCGCTGCCCCAAGAGCACCTGGACGATGTGGGGCGGCATCCCGCTCAAGATTGCCTCGGTCGTAAATATCCGCCGGAAGTCGTGAGGCGAGAATTTTAATGGCTACCCTGAGGCGTCTTTGAAGTTGGCGAACACCAGCAGCGTTCAGGACAGATCGAATCGTTTGTGCGTAATCGCGTGATTGCGCCCTCCCGCTCGATATTGAAATAGGCGAGGCATCGGGTCGTTCCAGATTTTCTCATGGACGTTGTATGCGGCAACCAGCGGGACTGCACCCGTGTCTCCGCAAACCCGAGAGACTATCGTAGCGAGCACATCAGCGAGTTCGACGGCCACCCAGGCCCAGAAAGACCGATGTTCGGCCATCAAGAACTGTCGACGTGTCCCAGTGGAGTCGTAGGCCCAGTTGCTGCCATCCGCCAGGCCAGGGTTTTGGACAACCTTGACATATGCCTCGCCTAGGACAGTGAAAGCTTCGCCAGGTGCCGCCTTGCGTAATGCGGCTAAGCGCGTCTGCGCATCCACGTGCCGGTGGCGAGCGATTTGCGCCAGGGCCGCGATGGTCGGCAGTCGTTCGCGAGTCCGCTGGTCCATACGTGCCCTGCGGCTCGCGTCCCCGCTTCTTGATGGAGAGCTCAGCTGCAGTTATTGGGCAGGGGGCGGCCCACTGCCCCCAACGGTCAGGGTCTTCGACGGCCCACTGGGCGATATCGAGGTAGAAGCCACGAACGCTGGTCAGCACGTCGATGGTCATCTGGGGTAGTTAGCCTCTTCCCACAGGCCATAGCTATATGATCTTGTCAGCCATGTAAGGCAAGCAGGCTGGCTGTTCCCGCTCAGCGGCTGGCGGCTGGCCCCTGGACAGGGGCTGAGTGGCTGGCGCAGGAGGTCTTCAACAACACCGGCAGGACGGACATCCTCATCCGCGTACTGGACACGCTGCGTATCGAGTTCGGACGTATTGATAGTTCCGAAGCGCCGAACACGGCGAATGACCGAGCGGATCAGCTCGCGCTATCCGCGGCATGAGCGGACGGGCTGTCCTTGCGAAAACCATTGGTGCCCGGCTTGCTCCTCTGATGGACTGACGTCCCGCCGTGAGTCTGCTGTGACGGAGGTAGTGGTTGTGACGGAATATGACGTGCTTGCCGAGGTGTACGAATGGCTCATCTCGGATGCAAAGTTGCCTCCCGCCGAGTTCGCC
This window encodes:
- a CDS encoding FAD-dependent monooxygenase — its product is MTTKANVLIVGAGPTGLVLAIDLARRGVIPRIIDAGRADHRESRAVSIVARSLEMLDDLGLAQAAIERGVPLHTLNFYQGTTTLAEMDVTAVDSPFPLDLCIPQWQTVALLRERAEELGVVIEWDTRLVGHQAGEHGVSVELRHGDGPGERCETAWLIGADGAHSTVRETAGITRERSDLKRGFILGDVAVDWPLTRDRFHVYFDTSGLVAVFPMTGGYWRILASTPDDRPPQNPGLDDFAAYVAERTPLDSRVRDLQWSSSFVARESLADRLRQGRVLLAGDAAHSHSPVGGQGMNTGMQDAYNLGWKLALVVTGQAEESLLNSYEAERWPVVKAVVDATSTTTKVATGTTLVARRARRHALRLLGRLNPVQQRLSNAFGEHLVHYRDSDLVFERWHESQARAWSDVACTGPEAGELVRDVYVENREGPVALRHLLRTPGHHLVLFAADTTDSATLAAWQSSARKAMAGHGEVHVITRGHLPHDPLDGVFADLRSEAHNRYGVRRPSLYLIRPDKYVGYRGDSVDFAPVSDYFRALGVRP
- a CDS encoding TetR/AcrR family transcriptional regulator gives rise to the protein MARMPKEHLEARRRQILDAARHCFIRNGFHATSMQDVLTEAELSAGAVYRYFKSKDDIIAATAAEALAEVASAFEADDGARPPDLDNIVDLVLGVERPPLSGSQESAQLLVQVWSEALRSSSLRTKLKEVMAEARGVVGSLVARHQQRGLLPADVPAEHVADVLMALVDGFLVRRAVYGHADSAAFRNGMRALMSAPAQVTR